From one Amycolatopsis sp. FDAARGOS 1241 genomic stretch:
- a CDS encoding FAD-binding protein translates to MIDSARANWAGNLTYGAAGVLTPRSLDEARELVTGAERVKALGSRHSFNDVADTPGLLLDLSGLDLPVTIDAAAATVTLGGAARYGDVVRQLDEAGFALENLASLPHITVAGSVATGTHGSGERHPGLAAAVSAVELLTADGSLHSFCRGDIDFAGVVVGVGALGVLTRLTLDLVPAFSVRQDVYDALPWPAALAHFDEIQAAGYSVSLFTNWARDVVDQVWLKNRVLRSASGGSLPGAEPPGSLFGAVPADGPRHPAHAAGVAAGNTTEQRGVPGPWYDRLPHFRLGFTPSVGAELQTEYFVPRAHAAAAFEALRGIGDRIAELLLVSEIRTVASDDRWLSPTTAGDRVALHFTWLPRQSEVEALLPLIEARLAPFAPRPHWGKLFHGEALDLAYPRLPAFRTLATRIDPTGKFRNAFLDRHVFAG, encoded by the coding sequence GTGATCGACAGTGCGCGCGCCAACTGGGCCGGAAACCTCACCTACGGGGCCGCCGGCGTCCTGACCCCACGGTCGCTCGACGAAGCCCGGGAGCTCGTCACGGGCGCCGAGCGGGTCAAGGCGCTGGGCAGCCGGCACAGCTTCAACGACGTCGCCGACACCCCGGGCCTGCTGCTCGACCTGTCGGGGCTCGACCTCCCGGTGACGATCGACGCGGCGGCGGCCACCGTGACGCTCGGCGGCGCCGCCCGCTACGGCGACGTCGTGCGGCAGCTGGACGAGGCCGGGTTCGCCCTGGAGAACCTCGCGTCGCTGCCGCACATCACGGTCGCGGGCAGCGTCGCCACGGGCACCCACGGCTCGGGCGAACGCCACCCCGGCCTCGCCGCGGCCGTGTCCGCCGTCGAACTGCTCACCGCCGACGGTTCGCTGCACAGCTTTTGCCGCGGTGACATCGACTTCGCCGGTGTCGTCGTCGGCGTCGGCGCGCTCGGCGTCCTCACCCGGCTGACGCTCGATCTGGTCCCGGCGTTCTCCGTGCGCCAGGACGTGTACGACGCCCTGCCGTGGCCGGCCGCGCTGGCGCACTTCGACGAGATCCAGGCGGCGGGCTACAGCGTCAGCCTGTTCACCAACTGGGCCCGCGACGTGGTCGACCAGGTGTGGCTGAAGAACCGTGTGCTGCGCTCTGCTTCCGGCGGCTCCCTGCCGGGTGCCGAGCCACCGGGCTCTCTCTTCGGCGCCGTCCCCGCCGACGGCCCCCGCCACCCCGCCCACGCGGCCGGTGTCGCGGCCGGCAACACCACCGAACAGCGCGGCGTTCCAGGCCCTTGGTACGACCGCCTCCCCCATTTCCGCCTCGGCTTCACCCCGAGCGTGGGCGCCGAACTGCAGACGGAGTACTTCGTGCCGCGCGCGCACGCCGCCGCGGCCTTCGAAGCCCTGCGCGGTATCGGCGACCGCATCGCCGAGCTCCTGCTCGTCTCCGAAATCCGCACCGTCGCGTCCGACGACCGCTGGCTCAGCCCGACCACCGCCGGCGACCGCGTCGCGCTGCACTTCACCTGGTTACCGCGCCAGTCCGAAGTCGAGGCTCTTCTGCCACTCATCGAAGCCCGCCTCGCCCCCTTCGCCCCGCGTCCCCACTGGGGAAAGCTCTTCCACGGCGAAGCACTCGACCTGGCCTACCCGCGCCTGCCCGCCTTCCGCACCCTGGCCACTCGCATCGACCCGACGGGCAAGTTCCGCAACGCGTTCCTCGACCGGCACGTCTTCGCCGGCTGA
- a CDS encoding NAD(+)/NADH kinase, translating to MHSAGLVLHPKRDSAPAVEAVLGWAANRGIKVLGIAEEIVRLDCKAVGVSAEELATQSDLLVSLGGDGTMLRAMRLADGKHAPVLGVNLGKLGFLAEVDVPDLPGALSAIDAHEFTVEPRLAVDATIGGKRVTAFNDVAVVRVPGDGGALVAVRVNEEQFVSYAADAVIVATPTGSTAYSFSAGGPITSPAVEALLVTPAAPHSAYGRGVVLSVHDTLALEVLPSSGSLAVEVDGIVEAYVEPGERIELCARPSAARVVRLGRTTFFQRARRKLRLTDSAEIPPSL from the coding sequence ATGCATTCGGCCGGTTTGGTACTGCACCCGAAACGGGACTCCGCCCCGGCGGTTGAGGCCGTCCTCGGGTGGGCCGCGAACCGCGGGATCAAGGTCCTCGGGATCGCGGAAGAGATCGTGCGGCTCGACTGCAAGGCTGTCGGTGTGTCGGCCGAGGAGCTCGCCACCCAGTCCGACCTGCTGGTGAGCCTCGGCGGCGACGGTACGATGCTGCGCGCGATGCGCCTGGCCGACGGCAAGCACGCGCCGGTGCTCGGTGTGAACCTCGGCAAGCTCGGCTTCCTCGCCGAGGTCGACGTGCCCGACCTGCCGGGTGCGCTGTCGGCGATCGACGCGCACGAGTTCACCGTCGAACCCCGTCTTGCCGTCGATGCGACGATCGGCGGCAAGAGGGTGACCGCGTTCAACGACGTGGCCGTGGTCCGCGTCCCCGGCGACGGTGGCGCGCTCGTCGCGGTGCGGGTGAACGAAGAGCAGTTCGTGAGCTACGCGGCCGACGCGGTCATCGTCGCCACGCCCACCGGGTCCACCGCTTACAGCTTCTCCGCCGGCGGGCCGATCACGAGCCCCGCCGTGGAGGCGCTGCTCGTCACGCCGGCCGCCCCGCACTCCGCCTACGGCCGCGGTGTCGTGCTGTCCGTGCACGACACGCTCGCCCTCGAGGTCCTGCCGAGCAGCGGCAGCCTCGCGGTGGAGGTCGACGGCATCGTCGAGGCGTACGTCGAACCGGGCGAGCGCATCGAACTCTGCGCCCGGCCCAGCGCCGCCCGCGTGGTCCGGCTGGGCCGCACCACGTTCTTCCAGCGCGCTCGCCGCAAGCTGCGCCTCACCGACTCCGCGGAGATCCCGCCCTCGCTCTGA
- a CDS encoding AAA family ATPase: protein MTADARDLPAVGTPRLIGRDHELSRLTAALADPGVVLVSGEAGIGKSRLVRELLPAPGVLVARCPPLREALTLGPIVDALRQARPGVTGLDLSPLVGTLRPLFPEWDLPPAPEGLADAGAARHRLLRALGELLDRFEVGVLVVEDVHWADETTLEFLLFLAARQDRCPGLVLTYRPDEVGDDSLLLRLSSRYPRITLGALDVAQTADLVSSMLGDERVSEPFARFLHRHTDGIPFALEESVRLLRDRADLIRQGGEWIRRSLDEIAVPPTIRDAVAERLVRLTPDAQAALKACAVLSTPATEDDVTEVGGLPAERAGRAIDEAARSGLLADDDRGRLAFRHLLAAKAVYDGIGGRERRELHRRSGRALAARDPAPVAVLAHHFREAGETAKWCEYAERAADLALASGDHHTAVSFLHGLLAEPELPPTAVARLARKTPLFAFTGYLGRVDLVRTVRGVLDSAVLDRRERAEIRSQLGRLLMHAGDYATGAAELARAIPDLVDNPVAVAQAMSVLGRPAGTAWSAPEHREWLDRAETVIRSAVPEDERLSFIVDRATALLEMGDEAGWAVAATVPDDDPRDPLQITRGLLNFGDAALHWGRYGEARAKLTRGVELAQRHGLQRLRDMVLATLIRLDWLTGAWRGLAERVAGFADLAEEPLIQLDTTLVGALLEAATAPGPDVERKLKLVLDETRRRGIADMPLEPAAALARLHLAAGRVAEALEVTEEPMAVVAHKQIWLWAQELAPVRVEALLAAGRGAEAQQLAAEFAASRSGATVAAAALVCRALVTQTSGDQTQAAQAWAAAAAAWAELPRPYDALLAREREAACLLAGADTRTEGLDRLEEVLAGYESLGATAAAERARAAQREHGATSSVWRGGRRGYGDQLSPRELEVVRLLLTGLTNPEIAQVLSRSPKTVAAQLNSAMRKHHVTSRTALAVSATQAGIKPADRAAPVD from the coding sequence GTGACGGCTGACGCGCGTGACCTCCCCGCCGTCGGCACGCCCCGGCTCATCGGCCGCGACCACGAGCTCTCCCGGCTCACCGCCGCCCTCGCCGACCCCGGCGTCGTGCTCGTCTCCGGCGAAGCGGGTATCGGCAAGAGCCGGCTCGTCCGGGAACTGCTCCCGGCTCCGGGTGTGCTGGTCGCCCGGTGCCCGCCGCTGCGGGAAGCCCTCACGCTCGGCCCGATCGTCGACGCGCTGCGCCAAGCCCGCCCCGGCGTCACCGGTCTGGACCTGAGCCCGCTGGTAGGCACGCTGCGACCGCTCTTCCCCGAATGGGACCTGCCGCCGGCGCCCGAAGGCCTGGCCGACGCGGGTGCCGCCCGCCACCGGCTCCTGCGTGCGCTCGGCGAACTGCTCGACCGCTTCGAGGTCGGCGTGCTCGTGGTCGAGGACGTGCACTGGGCCGACGAGACGACGCTGGAGTTCCTGCTCTTCCTCGCCGCCCGCCAGGACCGCTGCCCCGGGCTCGTGCTGACCTACCGGCCCGACGAGGTGGGCGATGACAGCCTGCTGCTGCGCCTGTCGTCGCGCTACCCGCGCATCACGCTCGGCGCGCTCGACGTGGCCCAGACCGCGGACCTCGTGTCATCGATGCTGGGCGACGAGCGCGTGTCCGAGCCGTTCGCGCGGTTCCTGCACCGGCACACCGATGGCATCCCGTTCGCCCTCGAGGAATCCGTGCGGCTGCTGCGCGACCGCGCCGACCTCATCCGCCAGGGCGGCGAGTGGATCCGCCGCTCGCTCGACGAGATCGCCGTGCCGCCGACGATCCGCGACGCCGTGGCTGAGCGCCTCGTGCGGCTCACGCCCGACGCGCAGGCGGCGCTCAAAGCGTGCGCCGTGCTGTCGACCCCCGCGACCGAGGACGACGTCACCGAGGTCGGCGGGCTGCCCGCCGAGCGGGCGGGCCGGGCGATCGACGAGGCCGCGCGCAGCGGCCTGCTCGCCGACGACGACCGCGGCCGGCTCGCGTTCCGGCACCTGCTGGCCGCCAAAGCGGTGTACGACGGCATCGGCGGACGGGAACGCCGCGAATTGCACCGGCGTTCGGGCCGGGCGCTCGCCGCGCGCGACCCCGCGCCGGTCGCCGTGCTGGCGCACCACTTCCGCGAGGCGGGCGAGACGGCGAAGTGGTGCGAGTACGCCGAACGCGCGGCGGACCTCGCGCTCGCGTCCGGTGACCACCACACCGCCGTGTCGTTCCTGCACGGCCTGCTGGCGGAGCCCGAGCTGCCGCCGACGGCCGTGGCGCGGCTGGCGCGCAAAACCCCGCTGTTCGCGTTCACCGGGTACCTGGGCCGCGTCGACCTCGTGCGCACGGTGCGCGGCGTGCTCGACAGCGCGGTGCTCGACCGCCGCGAGCGCGCCGAGATCCGCAGCCAGCTCGGCCGATTGCTGATGCACGCCGGGGACTACGCGACCGGCGCCGCCGAGCTGGCCCGCGCGATCCCCGACCTGGTGGACAACCCGGTCGCGGTCGCGCAGGCGATGTCGGTGCTCGGCCGCCCCGCCGGCACGGCGTGGTCCGCACCGGAGCACCGGGAATGGCTCGACCGCGCCGAAACCGTCATCCGCTCGGCCGTGCCGGAGGACGAACGGCTGTCGTTCATCGTGGACCGGGCGACGGCGTTGCTGGAGATGGGCGACGAAGCGGGCTGGGCCGTCGCCGCGACCGTGCCCGACGACGACCCGCGTGATCCGCTGCAGATCACCCGCGGCCTGCTGAACTTCGGCGACGCCGCACTGCACTGGGGCCGTTACGGCGAAGCCCGGGCCAAGCTGACGCGGGGCGTCGAGCTGGCGCAACGCCATGGGCTGCAGCGGCTGCGCGACATGGTCCTGGCGACGCTCATCCGCCTCGACTGGCTCACGGGCGCGTGGCGCGGGCTCGCCGAGCGGGTCGCCGGATTCGCCGACCTCGCCGAGGAACCGCTCATCCAGCTCGACACGACGCTCGTGGGCGCGTTGCTGGAAGCGGCCACCGCGCCGGGACCCGACGTCGAACGGAAGCTGAAGCTCGTGCTCGACGAGACCCGCCGGCGCGGGATCGCCGACATGCCCCTCGAACCCGCGGCCGCGCTCGCCCGGCTGCACCTCGCCGCCGGCCGCGTCGCCGAAGCGCTCGAAGTCACCGAGGAGCCGATGGCCGTGGTGGCGCACAAGCAGATCTGGCTGTGGGCGCAAGAACTTGCGCCCGTGCGCGTCGAAGCGCTGCTCGCCGCCGGGCGCGGCGCGGAAGCGCAACAGCTCGCGGCGGAGTTCGCCGCGAGCCGCAGCGGCGCGACGGTCGCGGCAGCAGCGCTGGTCTGCCGGGCACTCGTGACGCAGACGAGCGGGGACCAGACGCAGGCCGCGCAGGCGTGGGCAGCCGCCGCGGCCGCGTGGGCCGAGCTGCCCCGGCCGTACGACGCTTTGCTGGCGCGCGAACGCGAAGCCGCGTGCCTGCTCGCCGGTGCCGACACCCGGACCGAGGGGCTCGACCGCCTCGAGGAAGTCCTGGCCGGATACGAAAGTCTTGGCGCGACGGCCGCCGCGGAACGCGCCCGCGCCGCCCAGCGTGAGCACGGCGCCACCTCGTCCGTGTGGCGCGGCGGCCGGCGCGGCTACGGCGACCAGCTGTCCCCGCGTGAGCTGGAAGTGGTGCGGCTGCTGCTGACCGGCCTGACCAACCCGGAGATCGCGCAGGTGCTCTCGCGCTCGCCGAAGACCGTGGCCGCGCAGCTGAACTCGGCGATGCGCAAGCACCACGTCACCTCGCGCACGGCGCTCGCAGTGAGCGCGACCCAGGCCGGGATCAAGCCCGCCGACCGGGCCGCGCCCGTAGATTAG